A stretch of DNA from Pangasianodon hypophthalmus isolate fPanHyp1 chromosome 2, fPanHyp1.pri, whole genome shotgun sequence:
AAGTGCCACTACAAACACCTACACCAAGAGTATGAGACAGTcagttaaataacaaaaataaaagactcAGGCTGTCATATTGACAGTATAAACATGTCAGGGCTTAGATTACACTTCCCCAGAACTGTCCTCAGAATGGTGTCACAGGTAAACGGATCAGCTCACCAGGATGTAAAAAGTGATGAAGATGGGGCTGGAGGTAAGGCGTATCTTGGCGCGAGCTGATGGAAGCTTCCACACCAGGAACACGAGGAAGGCTACATTtggcaccagcagcagcaggtccCAAAAGCGCACCCTAATGCAAGATTAAGACAGTGGCCTTAATTTAATCAAATCTGCATGAGCACTAGTGCCTACATACAATCtagattaaaggaaaactccaccctgaattaagtatgttgaaatatttttgatgtGATTAGCAGTTCTGGTCCTAAAGTGTTGGTCTGTGCTGTGTATCTAATGCAGCTAcagtgaaaagggaaaaatgtcaacaatctcaaacacaaGTTCACGTTTTggtgttagctcctaaaaaaataaaagagattgAGCTAAAGGACTAAATCGCTGCTGTATCACTATCTtaaggtagagatgaagcaagatGACCAACATATCAGTGAAATAAGTTTAAACTAAAAGTCAcctctttatttcattacaaaaatcTTGGACGCAACGGAACATCACacgttaattataaatattagcaTGCAATTCACATCAGATAACAATCATCACATAAACAAAACTGAAAGTCTTTCTTTTAAACACAGTGGGAACTTCCCAACAAAACAGCGAACTTTCCAGCAAGAGACAcaaaagaaagaggaagtgaAGCCTCATTGTAAATCACAAACACTAATAAAATACAAGCAGCAGTTTGTTTTGCGCAATAAGATAGCTATACTGTTAGACTTTTGATCACAGAGCTTTAAAATAGCATACAGTTTAAGCATTATGGAATGATATAGTAATATTTCATTACTATATTATATTCAGTTTCCATATGTAAGCATAAAGACATCTTTTCAGTAAGAATCATACTCAGTGTGGATCACATTAAAATGACATTCATGATAGATCGCAACACTATCACTGGACTGAGAGCAACAGCAATCACACAGAACTTTCAATCAAATAAGAGCTTCCACAGAGCACAGACGTGACCCCTGGGTTTACTCTAGCTGCGTAAGGACACACATACCTGGAGGAGCCGATATCCTCGTAAAGCACCCGCAGGCAGCTGTGTGGTTGGCTGATGTTGGCTTGAGATGGCCATGTGGGCAGAACTGATGTGTTCTCTATAGGTGGAGACAGCGTGCCATTACCGTGCTGCACAAACCAGCTCACCGTCACCGACACTGCGTCCAGCATTCTGCAttcacacactaaaacacaagaAAATTCAAACTTACGTGTGAAAATTAACAATCTAGTCTCAAACAAGGTGATTTCCTGCCTCGTCCAGTgtccagtgttccagggataggctctGAATTCACTGTAatcatgaccaggataaagtagttagAGTAGatatatatgaatgaataaatatattgtacAGAAATGTGCACCAGGTTTGTCAGGCAAGCAAAACAATAACTGCATATGCACATGTGACAGCTAGCTgtgcaaatacaaacaaacttagctagctaacatgactATTGTTATGTAACAATGGTATATACcggtcagccataacattaaaaccacctgcctaatattgtgtcgGTCCCCCTTGTGCAGCCAAAACAACTCTGActcgtcgaggcatggactccacaaggctgtgctgtggtatctggcaccaagacgttagcagcagatcctttaagtcctgtaagttgcgaggtgatGCCTCCATGGATCacacttgtttgtccagcacatcccatagCTGCTCGatgggattgagatctggagaatttggaggccaagtcaacagcTTGAACTCTGtcttgttcctcaaaccattccttaattatttttgcagtgtagcagggcacattatcctgctgaaagaggccactgctattagggaataccgttgcgaTGAAAgggtgtatttggtctgcaacaatgtttaggtaggtggtatgtgtcaaagtaacatccacatgaatgccaggacacaaagtttcccagcagaacattgcccagagcatcacactgcctccgccagcttgccttcttcccatagtggatcctggtgccatctctccccccgggtaagtgacacacacgcattttcagcaatttgtgccacaatagctcttctgtgggatcagaccagacggactagccttcaatccccacgtgcatcagtgagccttgggcacccatgaccctgtcgctagttcaccagtCGTCcctccttggaccacttttggtagatactaaccactgcataccccacaagacctgccgttttggagatgctctgatccagtcatctagccatcacaatttggcccttgtcaaagtctctctaacccttacgcttgcccatttttcctgtttccaacacatcaactttgtaATGAgaaaatcaatgttattcacttcatctgtcagtggttttaatgttatgactgatggTGTTGGTTCTAGTAAGTTGAgttaccacagcactgttgaatgctcaaatctgattggtcagaaggtgttgattacgcTCTGACAGTAGATTTGGCAGCAAGATTTATATTATTTgcgcttctatagtaacaacatgcACAGGGATCTtcatggcagatgctccacataaatggattttaaaaatgtgtgtgattattgatacagtgaagttttctgtaagaagatggttatttagcatttttggaaggagtctccagggtcagagctttgtaacactcagaggaaaagctATAACTTTAGGTTTTATGATATTTTACCAGAAACGTCTATTCTGAAAAGATTTTCATTACATTCTATTCTGACAAAACCtatctatttttttcccataaaactctgttctattctgataaaaaaaaaaacattggctattctattttattctgaaaatactctattctattctgttaaAACTATTCAATTCTATTGTGAtcactattctattctattctgataaatattctattctattctgacAAAACGTCTATTTTGTTAAAACTCTATTCAATTCTATTGTGATcactattctgttctattcagTTAAAACTTTATTCCATTCTGTTAAAACTCTATGCAATTCTATTGTGATCACTATTCTATTCCGTTTAGAtaaatattctattctattcagaTAAAACGTTTATTCTATTCAATGTCTTcggaaaatcttccttcttcttgAAACACctgatatgcaaaaaaaaaaaaactatatgcaaatgagtccGTGACGTCATCTGGCGACATCTAACGACTTTTTCTTGAGGCCGCATTAGATACGTTTCCCTGAAAAAGAGTTGACAACAACTCTAACCTCGCCCAGAGACGTTTTTTTGGGAAATACCTTGGGGAccaaatagaaataaatactaaTCGACATTAGTGGATACTGACTCAGTTTCAGTTTAACTCAGACTAAGTGTCTTAAGATCACAGGTCATTCCACAGAGATAACACTATCGAGCTCCTCCTTTAACTTCAGCTCTTTAGCTAACATTGCGTAATGCTCAAATGACTCGCCGGTTTACTGATGACCTTCGAAGAATTGTATAAATTGTATTAATTCTATGCTAAAGTGTATAAAGGTCACTGATTATCTTCGACACTGTAGCTGTTCACCAAACTGCAGTCAGGAAAGTTTCTGCTTCTGCCCCAAACCCGTGATGTTTACATAACACTGCCATTAGCTTATGTTCAAACCTCACCAGAACAACAACACCGGTCACTTGGTACAGcagcaaaatgaaagaaaaatacatactggaacatttaaacataataaaacattagACTTTTCTGTACTGCACAACCAAACACTGGCTATCTGCCGCTAAACCTTAGTGTTTGTAGAGACATTATCCAGTAGAACAGCTGCTAAACATCGAGCTAACACTATCTGCTGAATGCTCCATGGTAGCAAATTCTCTCCGTTATAATAGTTTTAGCTGAAGCCATGcctctgtcagtgtgtgtattcttCACCAGCTGTGTATTCAGCTATGCTAACTCTCCCAGCTAGCCAGTTCCCAACTTGTATTTACTGCCACAGGCTGTTCAGCTAGTAGCGCAGTAAAAGCTATGCTAATTACTAGCCGCTACTGTGTGAAGAATCTGACTTACCTTAGCTTGAATTGATTTCAAATCAGGAAAAAATGTGTTGCATAGAAACAGTTGAGTTGTATGCAAGCAACATAGCAGCCCTTCTTCGGTCTGTGCTGCGGTTTACAGCTGATATAAACAGCAGCACGATAACCGACATGAAACAGGTAGAAGCTCTGTGTGTTAGCCAACGCAGCACTGCGAAGCACTGACAGTACAGCGGGGTTGCCAGATCCGCAAAAATGCAGCGATAAGGCAACCCTCTGAGAATCCCCCATTTAAACCATAGACACAGCTTTATTACCACAcgtatttaaactttttttttttttaaaaagacatacTCTGAaaatttaaagacattttttttatttaataaataaatagactaggagggcttaaaaaaaaaccctggcattcaaaaaaaaaaaaaaaaaatacatcaatgaaaggtttcattttttggtttcaatattaatttccatttctggTGTATCCACATCAGATCTGCTGATAAAAAAAGTTACCAAAAATCCCCACGAAATCAAAAGtgatattttaaagttttttgtaCAGTCTCTTGGTGCTGTAGatgcaaataaaacagaacataaaaaatGACAAGAATAATGTTTTGTAGATAATGTTTTTGTagttcttattttaattttatagttattttcCAGGAAACAGGGACAAAATCTGGATGATTCATCTTGTATCTGTCCAGTTTCCATCCAATTAGATTCTCCTTAGAACACATTTGTCCCATCCCTGTTAAAAACCTGGGCAGGAGGGTCATAAATGTAGCTGTGGTTGTACATGTTATTCTCCTTCCAAACAACCCTttgtgtgttgaaaagatggttggagattttttttgtgtctgcACTCATTCCCCCTTAAAAATCTTGATCTTGGCTCAAACATGTAAGGTCGTTGCAGGCCGCACTAACTGTGATTGTTTCTCCCATAGCTGGTCTAATGCTTTCACGCCTGCGGGCTGATAACAAAGGACCCACATCCAGGTACCAATCAGAGGCGTGGTGTTTGCTCTGCTCAAGGATACCGAACATGACAAAATCGCTGTGGGCAAGTTGGTATTTGTACAAGCTGTATTTAAACTTGTGTCCTCTTATTTAGCTGGTTTGCTAGGCCTTAGCTGAGTCTGTTTAGATTCAGCAGGAGCTGTTGCATGTCTTCAATGCTTTTGGCTGTTGTGGAAATCAGTCAAGTCCTTCTACATGCTCTCTTCCTGACGTCCTATTTCAAAAGAAATATGTTAACAcacagaatcaaatcacagctctcAAGCTATTTCATGGGCACTTTAAGGCAGattattttagatttctgtGGAACCAAGTGCAAGAGCACCACAAGTGGCCgtaagaaataaacacagaatggtatgaaaaagTAAAGCCAAGGCTAATTTCTTTCTTGCCAGACTCTAGATTCATGCAGTTTCagctatcagtgacagtcatgtcaggtgtttacacagagtgaaaagCCTGCttcatttgggctgatatttttcagctcGCTTCACTGACACATCTATAACACTTCACCAGCAGTGATCATGAGGGTGCTTGTGAAATACAGTTGCAGATGTAATAAACACAAACGATGTGTATTATTCACTTTACTATCCTTTTACCCTTTtagcctttggaggagaaatgAAAATAGATCGACTAAGCACACTTTGTCCAATCTAAGTCTTGCAATCCAATCTAAATTGCACAAACGGACGGACGACCACACCAtaaagtttagtgtttttttatttgaaaaaaaaagagagagtatttctgttctgttcagcATGCTTATTATTAGCAGGAACCATAATGAAACCAGCCGAGCATCATGGAATCgaaacacttaaaaaattcACTCCCACAGGGTGTGTGCCCTGGATAGGCTCCCAACTCCACCAGAGCCTGAATCCACCCGGAACTGAAGAAGAATGCAAATGAATGACTCTGCCTGAGAAAGCCATTTCTGTATTAATAGTTCACATCTACTGGTAACGTACATAAATCTTGCGAGATCtggcacacatgcacatgcataaTGCTAAGTTATAATCTAATCTATAACTTTGGTCATGCACTTCAGCCAAGATCATGACAAATGTAGAGTTAATTGTGTTAAGCAATATGCAGCAAGTCAAGAAATTCCAAAAAGGTGACTTTAATGCAGTTATCTAAAGCTACACTTCAAGATACATGGAAAAAATAACTCCACTGAAGCTGTATTCATGATTGATGTCATCTCTTctgctaagtaaggaataaaacacatactaCTGGGacatgctattattggaaaataatccccTTCATGGTTTTAACTCCACTttgtgtcaggccacatcacagcaCCCTGTGAtgggttattttcctgtaacagcaggtccccaagtgttttattccttacttagcagAAGATGCTGGATGTTTGTTCACAAGAACATGGCTCCCTCCAACTACTCCAGCGTCAGCTTCCCATGTGCCAGAGAGCAGGTTGTGGATATATATGAATGGGTACGATTCTTCCTTCAGCTTGTTCATCAGCTTCGCCCAGCAGAACTAGACTGAAGGCGTGTGGGCGTACCTCAGTAGCCCTGAAGAGATCCCGTTCTTCAAGTTGTGGAATTGTAGAGCAGACAAATCCTACAATGAGAATGTGTCACATCCACCCAGGACATTTCACCTCAGTATCACCAGAGGGCACCCTTCCCTGAATTCTAAGGACACTTCTTCAGTTATCATTTTCATGTCCTCTTCCCACAGTATATAAAGCACATGGACACTCATATTGTGAAGCCTTGCCAATTGTTACTATGATATTGATTATTGTCAGTGACTCTTACCTTGCTTCTTTGTTAACCTGTTATATTACCCTTTGGATTTTGGAAATACTGTGCCTTGCTGTGTCTCAATCTCTGCCTGGCAATTGTAACTATTCTCTGGATTTGCACTTTGGTCCTATTTATGCTGATATCACTCTGTTTGACCCTGgcctgttctgtgttactgaGTTTTGGATTGTGGATATTATCATCTTTGCAAGTGTGAAAGCCAAAGCCTCACGGCTGAAAAGTGATCATTTCTGCTGGATTTGAACAGTTTTGTTTTCAAAGATACTTTTTATATAGCCACATTCATCTGTGATTCTTTAGAGGTGACTACAGGCATGTTTTGATAAAAAGCAGTGAAAAAACTATGTAAATTAACTATGTAACTATGAAATTCAACATATTATGTGAGAAATAGCAAACAATTACAAATCAGGTAACTTCAggttacataataataataataataataataataagaagaagaagaagaagaaaaaccagattttatttttaaaattgtagaaacaagaagaacatgcaaaagcTCAGGAGAGAACCGGAGATGCTGTTGCTATGAGGCGGATTTAACATTACCCGCACAATGTTATTCGAGCTTTAGGCTGACCAGACATCATTCTCACAGCCAAATAGACAGGCTCAATGAAGCTCACATTAAAAGTGTGGAGATGAGTTTTGGCTCCAGTAACATTGCTTATGCTAGAAAATGTTACACAGTTTTTGCTGAAGCTAAGGCGGATCTCCAGCTTCTGGAAAAAAGGGGTACGCTTGAGCGGGgtctctcttcctccttcatATGCCCTAAGTAGGTTTTCGTACCACATTAGGCACCAAGCTCCACTTCTGCTTTCTAGACCACTTTCAGTACCAGAGCGGGGCAGCCCCCCATAGCACAGCCCCAGAACCCATGGGCAACCTTCGGCTTGCAGAATCCAGCAGTGTTCTCCTTTGGAGAAGCTTTGGGAACTCAGAGCCTGAAAGTAGTTGGTGAACCTCTGTGGTCCAGCTGGATAAGGTTGTTTGACAACACTGAAGGACACAGTTTTAAGATCCTCAGACAGCACCAGGCAAGGATGCAAAGTCTCAGAGTCAAAAGTCACCTCAGAAGGGTTGAGAATATTTCGTAAACGACGTTGGGCAGCTCCAAGTTTGAGACGGAGGTCGTAATTGCAGTGTTCCATTTCCTCACACATGGGGGTCATGTTGATGGTTGCCTCATTTTCATCACACGCTCCAATTTTCTGAGGTTCTGCAATCAGGCTGGCAGCAAGTTTCTCAACCTCTAGGATCTCTTTACAAACTCTAACTTCATCTTGCTCCTTCAACAAGGTGTTAACTTGGAGCTCTGTTTCCTTAAGCTGCCTATGGAGATCGGACAGTGTTTGAACACTGGTCTCCCAAACCTCCTCTCTTGGCCTTAACTGGGCCTCTAGAAGCTCCATCCCTGCTGTGCTGTAGCTCCTTAGAAGCTCCACCATCTCCTCCAGAACCGTTTTCACTTCTGCTTTAAATCTGGTGTTTGATGTCTTGACTGCGGCTTCTTTTTCCTTTGCCTTGGCCAGCAGATCATCCACGAGTTCAATCTTGGCTTGGATATCCATCATCACAGGAGTTAATCGAGATCTGTGTTTGCTTAACTCATTGGACAACTTGATTTCTATACAGTCTGAACGATCAGCAATATCGTTACCAGTGTTGCACATTGCTTCACATCCATCTTCTTCCTGGCTAGAACAAGATGGCTCATCTTTTTGTTCCATCACCTCTACTTCTACGCCTCTCTGAGGTGCACCTTCATCTGTCTCCTGAATGGTGGCCTTGCAACTTTCAACTGTGTTTTGCGGTTTAAGGTACCTCTGTGGAAATTCAGAATTCTCGTACTCCACTCTGCAATCTGGGCAGCGATTGTCAGATAAATCTGCCTTAAAGCTCCTGCTCTTCTCCAGACATGCGAGGCAGAATGAATGTCCACAATGAAACGTTACAGGGTCGGAAAATAGTTGGAGACAAATGCAGCAGCTAAGCTCCTGTTCCAAGGAATTCTCAGAAAAACTTGAAGCCATCTCTGGTAACTTTACCAAACTCTTGATCTGCACAAatacaagaaaaagaaaaatgcatcttCAACAACTGTTTTATCACactcagggttgtggtggatccagctAGGAACACCAGACACACAGCAGaaaaacaccctggatgggacaccagtccatcatagATATATGCACAGATATATTCTCTCAcgctttcacacctaggggcaatttcgTGTGGCCAATAATGAACCTAGCAGCATGGgagaaaaccggagaacccagaggaaactcataTGGACATTGGAAGAACATGCAACATGCAACTCcacagctcaggatcaaaccatgCAAAAATATAGATAATGTCTGAAACTGAGGACCACACTAAAGGGCTTTTATAGATGGGTTCCAAAGTTACTCTtaggacaaaataaagaagacaTTAGTGTGCTAGATTTGTTCATTAAAAGTAGTTGCCTAATAGTGtataagtcaagtcaagtcaagtgtgtcatttcaaccatatacagctagttagtacacagtgaaacgaaatatacagctagttagtacacagtgaaacgaaacaacgttcctccaggaccaaggtgctacataaaacaaac
This window harbors:
- the trim107 gene encoding zinc finger protein RFP; protein product: MASSFSENSLEQELSCCICLQLFSDPVTFHCGHSFCLACLEKSRSFKADLSDNRCPDCRVEYENSEFPQRYLKPQNTVESCKATIQETDEGAPQRGVEVEVMEQKDEPSCSSQEEDGCEAMCNTGNDIADRSDCIEIKLSNELSKHRSRLTPVMMDIQAKIELVDDLLAKAKEKEAAVKTSNTRFKAEVKTVLEEMVELLRSYSTAGMELLEAQLRPREEVWETSVQTLSDLHRQLKETELQVNTLLKEQDEVRVCKEILEVEKLAASLIAEPQKIGACDENEATINMTPMCEEMEHCNYDLRLKLGAAQRRLRNILNPSEVTFDSETLHPCLVLSEDLKTVSFSVVKQPYPAGPQRFTNYFQALSSQSFSKGEHCWILQAEGCPWVLGLCYGGLPRSGTESGLESRSGAWCLMWYENLLRAYEGGRETPLKRTPFFQKLEIRLSFSKNCVTFSSISNVTGAKTHLHTFNVSFIEPVYLAVRMMSGQPKARITLCG